One Magnetospirillum sp. WYHS-4 DNA window includes the following coding sequences:
- a CDS encoding 2-oxoglutarate dehydrogenase E1 component produces the protein MAETLDSFLSGTNATFMAELYARYLDDPGAVDPSWSSFFDGLHDDARALLDDMQGASWAPSDRTVIGRATAGASLSDLAGGTAPLQPAGAAARGIRDATRDSLRALMLIRSYRVRGHLIARFDPLGLEGNAYHPELDPKTYGFAEADMDRPIFIDHVLGLESATLREIMKVLKGTYCGSIGVEFMHIQDPDEKAWIQRRIESVRNRTEFTLKGKRAIYERLVEAEGFEQFLHVKYVGTKRFGLDGGESLIPALEQILKRGGQLGVKEVVLGMPHRGRLNVLVNVMHKPYAAMISEFQGNPANPEDVQGSGDVKYHLGTSSDRTFDGNVVHLSLTANPSHLEAVDPVVLGKVRAKQTQRGDMGHKQVMAVLLHGDAAFAGQGLVPECLGLSELKGYRTGGTIHIIVNNQIGFTTAPKYSRSSPYPSDVAKTIQAPIFHVNGDDPEAVVHVARIAMEFRQEFGRDVVIDMFCYRRHGHNEADEPMFTNPVMYRTIAKHPTTCRIYGGQLVEEGVLTREEADGIVADFRARMDEAYDAGRSYRPNKADWLEGKWMGLVQLTGEEELHEFETAAPMDLLREVGRVISEAPKNFVLNAKIARQLEAKRQMIETGHGVDWGTAEALAFGTLLTEGNPVRLSGQDCGRGTFSHRHAVLVDQENEERYIPLNNIRPGQAHFEVLDSPLSEASVLGFEYGYSLSDPQTLVLWEAQFGDFANGAQMIIDQFISSGESKWLRLSGLVMLLPHGYEGQGPEHSSARPERYLQLCAEDNMQVCNLTTPAQYFHALRRQLRRNFRKPLVIFSPKSLLRHKLAVSELGLMGLGTEFHRVLPEMDRLVLDKNIKRVVLCSGKVYYDLLEARRGQGIKDVAIVRMEQLYPWPRQSLLQQLARYPNAEVVWCQEEPANMGYWTFVYPRIENILDDLDGKARRPVYAGRKASASPATGLLKTHKVEQGGLLSQALEAPLETIPQPFRRIER, from the coding sequence CTCTACGCCCGCTACCTGGACGACCCCGGCGCCGTCGATCCGAGTTGGAGTTCCTTCTTCGACGGCCTGCACGACGATGCCCGCGCCCTGCTGGACGACATGCAGGGCGCCAGTTGGGCGCCGTCGGACCGGACGGTGATCGGGCGTGCGACGGCGGGCGCTTCGCTTTCCGACCTGGCAGGGGGCACCGCGCCCCTGCAGCCGGCCGGCGCCGCCGCCCGCGGCATCCGCGACGCGACGCGGGATTCGTTGCGTGCCCTGATGCTGATCCGCAGCTACCGGGTGCGCGGCCACCTGATCGCCCGCTTCGATCCCTTGGGCCTGGAAGGCAACGCCTACCATCCGGAACTGGACCCGAAGACCTATGGCTTTGCCGAAGCCGACATGGACCGGCCGATCTTCATCGACCACGTGCTGGGCCTGGAAAGCGCCACCTTGCGCGAGATCATGAAGGTGCTGAAAGGGACCTACTGCGGGTCCATCGGCGTCGAGTTCATGCATATCCAGGACCCGGACGAGAAGGCCTGGATCCAGCGCCGCATCGAGAGCGTGCGCAACCGCACCGAATTCACCCTGAAGGGCAAGCGCGCCATCTACGAACGCCTGGTGGAAGCGGAAGGCTTCGAGCAGTTCCTCCACGTCAAGTACGTGGGCACCAAGCGCTTCGGCCTGGACGGCGGCGAATCCCTGATCCCGGCGCTGGAGCAGATCCTCAAGCGCGGCGGCCAATTGGGCGTCAAGGAGGTGGTGCTGGGCATGCCGCATCGCGGCCGGCTCAACGTGCTGGTCAACGTGATGCACAAGCCCTATGCGGCGATGATCTCGGAATTCCAGGGCAATCCGGCGAATCCGGAGGACGTCCAGGGGTCGGGCGACGTCAAGTACCATCTGGGCACTTCGTCGGATCGGACCTTCGACGGCAACGTGGTCCATCTGTCGCTCACCGCCAATCCGTCCCACCTGGAAGCGGTCGACCCCGTGGTGCTGGGCAAGGTGCGGGCCAAGCAGACCCAGCGCGGCGACATGGGCCACAAGCAAGTCATGGCCGTGCTTCTGCACGGCGACGCGGCCTTCGCCGGCCAGGGCCTGGTGCCCGAATGTCTGGGGCTATCGGAACTGAAGGGCTACAGGACCGGCGGCACCATTCACATCATCGTCAACAACCAGATCGGTTTCACCACGGCGCCCAAGTATTCGCGCTCTTCGCCCTATCCGTCGGACGTGGCCAAGACGATCCAGGCGCCCATCTTCCACGTCAACGGCGACGATCCGGAAGCGGTGGTGCACGTGGCCCGCATCGCCATGGAATTCCGCCAGGAATTCGGGCGTGACGTGGTCATCGACATGTTCTGCTACCGGCGCCACGGCCACAACGAGGCCGACGAGCCCATGTTCACCAACCCGGTGATGTACCGGACCATCGCCAAGCATCCGACCACCTGCCGGATCTACGGCGGCCAACTGGTGGAGGAAGGGGTGCTGACCCGCGAGGAGGCCGACGGCATCGTGGCCGACTTCCGTGCCCGCATGGACGAAGCCTACGATGCCGGGCGCAGCTACCGTCCCAACAAGGCGGACTGGCTGGAAGGCAAGTGGATGGGCCTGGTGCAGTTGACCGGCGAGGAGGAACTGCACGAGTTCGAGACCGCCGCCCCCATGGACCTGCTGCGCGAGGTGGGACGGGTGATTTCGGAGGCGCCCAAGAACTTCGTCCTCAATGCCAAGATCGCACGTCAACTCGAAGCCAAGCGCCAGATGATCGAGACCGGCCACGGCGTCGACTGGGGCACCGCCGAGGCCCTGGCTTTCGGTACCCTGCTGACGGAAGGCAATCCGGTCCGCCTGTCGGGCCAGGACTGCGGGCGCGGCACCTTTTCCCACCGCCATGCGGTGCTGGTCGACCAGGAGAACGAGGAACGCTACATTCCGCTCAACAACATCCGGCCCGGCCAGGCCCATTTCGAAGTCCTGGACAGCCCGCTGTCGGAAGCCTCCGTGCTCGGCTTCGAGTACGGCTATTCGCTGAGCGACCCGCAGACCCTGGTGTTGTGGGAAGCCCAGTTCGGCGACTTCGCCAACGGCGCCCAGATGATTATCGACCAGTTCATCTCGTCGGGCGAGTCCAAGTGGCTGCGCCTGTCGGGCTTGGTCATGCTGCTGCCGCACGGCTACGAGGGCCAGGGGCCCGAGCATTCCTCGGCGCGACCGGAACGCTACCTGCAACTCTGCGCCGAAGACAACATGCAGGTCTGCAACCTGACCACCCCGGCCCAATATTTCCACGCGCTCAGGCGCCAGTTGCGGCGGAACTTCCGCAAGCCGCTGGTGATCTTCTCGCCCAAGTCCCTGTTGCGCCACAAGCTGGCGGTTTCCGAACTGGGCCTGATGGGGCTGGGCACCGAATTCCACCGGGTGCTGCCCGAAATGGATCGCTTGGTTCTGGACAAGAACATCAAGCGCGTCGTGCTTTGCTCCGGCAAGGTCTACTACGACCTGCTGGAGGCGCGCCGGGGCCAGGGCATCAAGGACGTGGCGATCGTGCGCATGGAACAGCTCTATCCCTGGCCGCGCCAAAGCCTCCTGCAGCAGCTCGCCCGCTATCCCAACGCGGAAGTGGTCTGGTGCCAGGAGGAGCCCGCCAACATGGGCTATTGGACCTTCGTCTATCCGCGCATCGAGAACATCCTGGACGACCTGGACGGCAAGGCGCGGCGGCCGGTCTATGCCGGGCGCAAGGCCTCGGCTTCGC